One window of the Phoenix dactylifera cultivar Barhee BC4 unplaced genomic scaffold, palm_55x_up_171113_PBpolish2nd_filt_p 001722F, whole genome shotgun sequence genome contains the following:
- the LOC120109019 gene encoding ATP synthase subunit beta, chloroplastic — protein MRINPTPSSPVVSTLEEKNLGRIAQIIGPVLDVVFPPGKMPNIYNALVVKSRDTVGQQINVTCEVQQLLGNNRVRAVAMSATDGLMRGMEVIDTGAPLSVPVGGATLGRIFNVLGEPVDNLGPVDTRTTSPIHRSAPAFIQLDTKLSIFETGIKVVDLLAPYRRGGKIGLFGGAGVGKTVLIMELINNIAKAHGGVSVFGGVGERTREGNDLYMEMKESGVINEKNIAESKVALVYGQMNEPPGARMRVGLTALTMAEYFRDVNEQDVLLFIDNIFRFVQAGSEVSALLGRMPSAVGYQPTLSTEMGSLQERITSTKEGSITSIQAVYVPADDLTDPAPATTFAHLDATTVLSRVLAAKGIYPAVDPLDSTSTMLQPRIVGEEHYETAQRVKQTSQRYKELQDIIAILGLDELSEEDRLTVARARKIERFLSQPFFVAEVFTGSPGKYVGLAETIRGFQLILSGELDGLPEQAFYLVGNIDEATAKAMNLEVESKLKK, from the exons ATGAGAATCAATCCTACCCCTTCTAGTCCTGTGGTTTCCACACTTGAAGAAAAAAACCTAGGGCGTATCGCTCAAATTATTGGCCCAGTACTGGATGTCGTTTTTCCCCCGGGCAAGATGCCTAATATTTATAACGCTTTGGTAGTTAAGAGTCGAGATACTGTCGGTCAGCAAATTAATGTGACTTGTGAGGTACAACAATTATTAGGAAATAATCGAGTTAGAGCCGTAGCTATGAGTGCTACAG ATGGGCTGATGAGAGGAATGGAAGTGATTGACACGGGAGCTCCTCTAAGTGTTCCAGTCGGCGGAGCTACTCTCGGACGAATTTTCAACGTTCTTGGGGAACCTGTTGATAATTTAGGTCCTGTAGATACTCGTACAACATCTCCTATTCATAGATCTGCGCCTGCCTTTATACAGTTAGATACGAAATTATCAATCTTTGAAACAGGGATTAAAGTGGTGGATCTTTTAGCTCCTTATCGCCGTGGAGGAAAAATCGGACTATTTGGGGGAGCTGGAGTGGGTAAAACAGTACTcatcatggaattgatcaataacATTGCCAAAGCTCATGGAGGCGTATCCGTATTTGGCGGAGTAGGCGAACGTACTCGTGAAGGAAATGATCTTTACATGGAAATGAAAGAATCCGGAGTgattaatgaaaaaaatattgcgGAATCAAAAGTAGCTCTAGTCTATGGTCAAATGAATGAACCGCCGGGAGCTCGtatgagagttggtttaactGCCCTAACCATGGCGGAATATTTCCGGGATGTTAATGAACAAGACGTGCTTCTATTCATCGACAATATTTTTCGTTTCGTCCAAGCAGGATCAGAAGTATCCGCCTTATTAGGGAGAATGCCTTCCGCAGTGGGTTATCAACCTACCCTTAGTACAGAAATGGGTTCTTTGCAAGAAAGAATTACCTCTACCAAAGAGGGATCTATAACTTCGATCCAAGCGGTTTATGTACCTGCGGACGATTTGACCGACCCTGCTCCTGCCACGACATTTGCACATTTAGATGCTACTACCGTACTATCAAGAGTATTAGCTGCTAAAGGTATTTATCCAGCAGTGGATCCGTTAGATTCAACGTCAACTATGTTACAACCTCGAATCGTTGGTGAGGAACATTATGAAACTGCGCAAAGAGTTAAGCAAACTTCACAACGTTACAAAGAACTTCAGGACATTATAGCTATCCTTGGGTTGGACGAATTATCCGAAGAAGATCGTTTAACTGTAGCAAGAGCACGAAAAATTGAGCGTTTCTTATCACAACCCTTCTTCGTGGCAGAAGTATTTACTGGTTCCCCAGGGAAATATGTTGGTCTTGCAGAAACAATTAGGGGATTTCAATTGATCCTTTCCGGAGAATTAGACGGTCTTCCCGAGCAGGCCTTTTATTTGGTGGGTAACATCGATGAAGCTACCGCGAAAGCTATGAACTTAGAAGTGGAGagcaaattgaagaaatga